In a single window of the Niabella ginsenosidivorans genome:
- a CDS encoding DNA-3-methyladenine glycosylase family protein, with protein MIQTFSGRNFKKICNQLAKKDAHLAAVLEDYGHPPMWTRANSFESLVHIILEQQVSLASALAALRKLQKHTKGVTLERILKLTDAEMRACYVSRQKMGYIRGLAQAIIDGQINLEVMAGLPDDEVRKRLTALKGIGNWTVDVYLIFVLQRTDVFPVGDLAAVNAFKKLKSLPKTITREELTTASESWAPHRTIATMILWHFYLSERYRLLRATV; from the coding sequence ATGATTCAAACTTTTTCCGGTCGTAATTTTAAAAAGATTTGTAACCAGCTGGCAAAGAAAGATGCGCATCTGGCGGCTGTTCTGGAAGATTACGGGCATCCTCCTATGTGGACGCGGGCGAACAGTTTTGAATCGCTGGTGCATATCATCCTGGAACAGCAGGTGTCGCTGGCATCTGCCCTGGCTGCCCTTAGGAAATTACAGAAGCATACAAAGGGCGTTACTCTGGAACGTATTTTAAAGCTGACAGACGCGGAAATGCGGGCCTGTTATGTAAGCCGCCAGAAAATGGGCTATATTCGTGGACTGGCACAAGCGATTATAGATGGTCAGATTAATCTTGAAGTAATGGCCGGGCTCCCAGATGACGAAGTAAGAAAGCGGTTGACCGCGTTAAAGGGCATTGGTAACTGGACCGTAGATGTGTACCTGATATTTGTTTTGCAGCGTACAGATGTTTTTCCGGTGGGCGATCTGGCTGCTGTAAATGCCTTTAAAAAATTAAAGTCGCTGCCTAAAACAATCACCAGGGAAGAGCTGACCACTGCATCAGAAAGCTGGGCCCCTCATCGTACCATTGCAACAATGATTCTGTGGCATTTTTATTTATCGGAGCGCTACCGGCTACTTAGAGCGACAGTATAA
- a CDS encoding methylated-DNA--[protein]-cysteine S-methyltransferase, translating into MQQYYFKEIPSPVGILRLVANNNFLVAVQWLPVKDFDENTILTEDQQHPLLLKTEQQLNEYFSGKRKVFSIPFQLMGSGFQKKVWELLPDIPYGKTVSYGEIAKRLGAMQMVRAVGGALNKNPVPIIVPCHRVVGADGKMVGFGGGVQNKIYLLNLENPTPQLDLF; encoded by the coding sequence ATGCAGCAGTATTATTTCAAAGAAATACCATCGCCTGTAGGAATATTGCGCCTGGTGGCGAATAACAATTTCCTTGTTGCTGTACAGTGGCTGCCTGTAAAGGATTTTGATGAAAACACTATACTGACTGAAGACCAGCAACACCCCTTGCTCCTGAAAACGGAACAGCAGTTAAATGAATATTTTTCCGGTAAGCGGAAAGTATTTTCGATTCCCTTTCAGTTGATGGGTTCCGGGTTTCAAAAAAAGGTATGGGAATTACTGCCCGATATTCCCTATGGGAAAACGGTGAGCTATGGGGAAATAGCTAAAAGATTAGGAGCTATGCAAATGGTACGCGCCGTGGGCGGTGCCTTAAATAAAAATCCTGTACCGATCATTGTTCCCTGCCACAGGGTAGTGGGGGCAGATGGAAAGATGGTGGGTTTTGGCGGGGGCGTACAAAATAAAATTTATTTGTTGAATCTTGAAAATCCGACCCCACAGCTGGATTTATTTTAA
- a CDS encoding urocanate hydratase, whose product MTFQEEIVQGIPGEMPPKKRPDPELSHAPKRKAILNRQEQQLAVRNALRYFPREWHGELAKEFFEELQEYGRIYMYRFMPEHPVYARPINEYPARITQAAAIMLMIQNNLDPAIAQHPQELITYGGNGAVFQNWAQYRLTMQYLALITETQTLHMYSGHPMGLFPSSAAAPRVVITNGMMIPNYSKPDDWERYNALGVTQYGQMTAGSYMYIGPQGIVHGTTITVMNAFRKKLEKGATPQGRIFLTSGLGGMSGAQPKAGSIAGCITVCAEVNPAAAHKRHQQGWVDELFEDISAIVARTKKAVREKEIVSLAYIGNVVHLWERFYEEELFVTVGSDQTSLHNPWSGGYYPAGISFDEANQLIANDPEQFRQKVQVSLVRQVDAINKHVARGTYFFDYGNAFLLEAGRAGADVFADNQTNFKYPSYVQDILGPMCFDYGFGPFRWVCTSGKEEDLALTDQLALEVLQAIRQTAPEEIQQQLEDNIQWIAEAAKNRLVVGSQARILYADAEGRIKIARAFNEAVRDGRLQAPVVLGRDHHDVSGTDSPYRETSNIYDGSRFTADMAVHNVIGDSFRGASWVSVHNGGGVGWGEVINGGFGMVLDGTDAAEQKLGSLLFYDVNNGIARRAWARNTGAIQALDRELERSPQLIVTKASLVDNRILESLF is encoded by the coding sequence ATGACATTTCAGGAAGAAATAGTACAGGGCATTCCTGGTGAAATGCCCCCCAAAAAAAGGCCGGATCCTGAGCTGAGCCACGCTCCCAAAAGAAAAGCGATACTGAACCGGCAGGAACAACAACTGGCTGTTCGCAATGCCCTGCGTTATTTTCCCCGGGAATGGCACGGAGAGCTGGCAAAAGAATTTTTTGAAGAATTGCAGGAGTATGGGCGTATATACATGTATCGTTTTATGCCGGAGCATCCGGTATATGCCCGGCCGATAAATGAATATCCTGCAAGAATAACGCAGGCTGCAGCCATCATGTTAATGATCCAGAACAACCTGGATCCGGCTATAGCGCAGCATCCGCAGGAGCTGATCACCTATGGCGGTAATGGCGCCGTGTTTCAGAACTGGGCGCAATACCGGTTAACCATGCAATACCTGGCGTTGATAACGGAAACTCAGACGCTGCATATGTACAGTGGTCATCCCATGGGTTTGTTTCCATCTTCCGCTGCAGCCCCACGCGTAGTGATCACCAATGGAATGATGATCCCCAATTACTCAAAACCGGATGATTGGGAACGGTACAATGCCCTGGGTGTAACGCAATACGGGCAAATGACCGCAGGGTCCTATATGTATATTGGTCCACAGGGAATTGTACATGGAACAACGATCACCGTAATGAATGCCTTCCGGAAAAAGCTGGAAAAGGGTGCCACACCGCAAGGCAGGATATTCCTTACATCCGGCTTGGGCGGCATGAGTGGTGCACAGCCAAAGGCAGGCAGTATTGCCGGGTGCATTACTGTTTGCGCAGAAGTAAACCCTGCCGCTGCGCATAAACGGCACCAACAGGGTTGGGTGGATGAATTGTTTGAAGACATCAGTGCAATAGTAGCCCGGACAAAAAAAGCAGTCAGGGAAAAAGAGATCGTTTCACTGGCCTATATAGGCAATGTAGTGCACCTGTGGGAACGTTTTTATGAGGAGGAGCTGTTTGTAACTGTTGGCAGCGATCAGACCTCACTGCATAATCCCTGGTCGGGCGGCTATTATCCCGCCGGCATCTCATTTGATGAAGCCAATCAGCTCATTGCAAATGACCCGGAACAGTTCCGGCAAAAAGTGCAGGTATCCCTGGTGCGGCAGGTAGATGCAATTAACAAACATGTGGCAAGAGGAACCTATTTTTTTGATTATGGCAATGCCTTCCTGTTAGAAGCAGGCCGGGCAGGCGCTGATGTTTTTGCAGATAATCAAACGAATTTTAAATATCCTTCCTATGTACAGGATATTTTGGGACCTATGTGTTTTGACTACGGGTTCGGACCATTCCGATGGGTATGCACTTCCGGAAAGGAGGAAGACCTGGCACTAACGGATCAGCTGGCATTGGAGGTGCTGCAGGCGATCCGGCAAACAGCGCCTGAGGAAATTCAGCAGCAGTTAGAGGATAATATTCAATGGATTGCTGAGGCTGCAAAAAACAGGCTGGTGGTGGGCTCACAGGCGCGCATTCTTTATGCGGATGCGGAAGGGCGTATAAAGATTGCCCGTGCATTTAATGAAGCAGTAAGAGACGGCCGTTTGCAGGCTCCTGTTGTATTAGGCCGGGATCATCATGATGTAAGTGGTACTGATTCTCCTTACCGGGAAACCAGCAATATTTACGACGGCAGCAGGTTCACCGCAGATATGGCGGTGCATAACGTGATCGGGGATAGCTTCCGGGGAGCTAGCTGGGTATCTGTTCACAATGGTGGCGGTGTTGGCTGGGGCGAAGTGATCAACGGTGGCTTTGGAATGGTACTGGATGGTACAGATGCGGCTGAACAAAAACTGGGATCTCTGCTGTTTTATGATGTCAATAACGGCATTGCCCGGCGTGCATGGGCGCGCAATACAGGGGCCATACAGGCTTTAGACCGGGAGCTGGAACGCAGCCCGCAATTAATAGTTACAAAAGCCAGCCTTGTTGACAATCGTATACTGGAATCTTTATTTTAA
- the hutI gene encoding imidazolonepropionase, whose translation MNTKQPYRLLGPFKEIVTMEGLPLKGALKDEQLRVIKNGGILLNGDIIEAVDSFEKLALLNSAVVGPVVNSVVLPGFVDMHTHIAFGGSRANDFALRNSGSHYLEIAEKGGGIWSTVEATRELSLLQLAAVTAQRAAELLQQGITTIEVKSGYGLNVEQELKTLRAIRDAQQLAKADLVATCLAAHILPKDFNGSHQAYLQWIIHELLPLIREEQLATRVDAFVEKGAFAAEDILPYYQKAKAMGFDITVHADQFTPSGSAVAAQAGALSADHLESSTQKEIDRLAKSGVIATALPGASMGLGCAFAPARKLLDAGNAVTIATDWNPGSAPMGCLMTQASVLACYERLTNAEVLAAITFRAAAGLGLKDRGILARGYLADFVIYATDSYKEITYQQGRLQPLAVWKKGVSVYTAK comes from the coding sequence ATGAATACAAAACAACCGTACAGGCTTTTAGGCCCTTTTAAAGAAATTGTTACCATGGAGGGGCTCCCATTAAAGGGCGCATTGAAGGACGAACAATTGCGTGTAATAAAAAACGGTGGTATTCTTTTAAACGGAGATATCATTGAAGCGGTTGATAGTTTTGAAAAACTGGCGCTGCTTAACAGTGCTGTTGTGGGGCCGGTTGTTAATAGCGTAGTGCTTCCCGGTTTTGTGGACATGCACACCCATATTGCTTTTGGAGGAAGCAGGGCCAACGATTTTGCATTAAGAAATTCAGGAAGCCATTACCTGGAAATTGCGGAAAAAGGCGGAGGCATCTGGAGCACGGTGGAAGCTACCCGGGAGCTTTCTCTCTTACAGCTGGCGGCAGTAACTGCCCAAAGAGCTGCTGAACTATTGCAGCAGGGTATTACAACCATTGAAGTAAAAAGCGGCTATGGGTTAAATGTGGAACAGGAATTAAAAACCCTGCGGGCGATCAGGGACGCGCAGCAGCTTGCAAAGGCAGACCTGGTGGCCACCTGCCTGGCTGCGCATATTTTACCAAAGGATTTTAACGGATCGCACCAGGCATACCTGCAATGGATTATCCATGAATTATTACCGCTGATCCGGGAGGAACAGTTAGCAACGCGGGTGGATGCATTTGTAGAAAAAGGGGCATTTGCTGCGGAGGATATCCTGCCCTACTACCAAAAGGCAAAAGCAATGGGGTTTGATATTACGGTGCATGCCGACCAGTTCACCCCTTCCGGAAGCGCTGTTGCAGCGCAGGCAGGAGCATTAAGCGCAGACCACCTGGAAAGCTCCACTCAAAAAGAAATAGACCGGTTAGCAAAGTCTGGTGTAATTGCAACGGCTTTGCCGGGTGCCTCAATGGGCCTTGGGTGCGCATTTGCACCGGCACGCAAGCTGCTGGATGCGGGCAATGCAGTTACCATTGCTACAGACTGGAATCCCGGTTCTGCACCGATGGGGTGTTTGATGACGCAGGCTTCCGTACTGGCCTGTTATGAACGGTTGACAAATGCTGAAGTGCTGGCGGCTATTACTTTTCGCGCAGCAGCAGGTCTGGGATTAAAAGACAGAGGTATCCTTGCAAGAGGCTACCTAGCGGATTTTGTGATTTATGCAACGGATAGCTATAAAGAAATTACTTACCAACAGGGCCGTTTGCAGCCTTTGGCAGTCTGGAAGAAAGGAGTATCCGTTTATACAGCTAAATAA
- a CDS encoding Na+/H+ antiporter has protein sequence MLHQFPLYLGIVIFIVLLVMLANRVKIAYPIILVVGGLLLSFIPAMPVISIDPDLIFIIFLPPLLYEAAWNTSWKELWRWRRVIFSFAFLIVLVTSMVVAWVASSFIPGFSLALGFLLGGIVSPPDAVSASAIMKYIKVPKRMQSIAEGESLMNDASSLIVFRFALIAVETGHFVFYKAAGSFFLVILGGVAVGLLVACIFYWLFKKLPTDANMDLVFTLVAPYIMYVTAESMHVSGVLAVVCGGLFLAARQQVMSSTSRLRSSNVWSALAFVLNGLVFMLIGLELPVIVNNLDGVSLADAVGYGLLITGVLIIGRILSTIGASVFTTFASRFITVADARPGFKGPLLLGWTGMRGVVSLAAALSIPTVIKETGAPFPQRSLILFITFIVILVTLLLQGLTLPWLVKLLKLKERDHPDEEKENKEIYHRLARESKKYLQDHYAIEIKSHPALSQLITRWENTEWFLENEIQHSGYKKIYLDLIRQQRVWLHEWNADIAVEETLIRQHLLRLDLEEEKLRLS, from the coding sequence ATGCTTCATCAGTTTCCCTTATACCTGGGTATTGTTATTTTTATAGTGTTGCTGGTTATGCTGGCAAACCGCGTTAAAATAGCGTATCCCATCATACTGGTTGTAGGTGGCTTACTGCTGAGCTTTATACCGGCAATGCCGGTGATCAGCATTGATCCGGATCTGATCTTTATTATTTTTCTGCCTCCTTTATTATATGAGGCTGCCTGGAACACTTCCTGGAAGGAGCTTTGGCGCTGGCGGCGCGTTATTTTCAGCTTTGCCTTCCTCATAGTGTTGGTCACTTCTATGGTGGTGGCCTGGGTTGCCAGTAGTTTTATCCCGGGCTTTTCTCTGGCACTCGGCTTTTTATTGGGCGGCATCGTGTCTCCGCCGGATGCGGTGAGCGCCTCTGCTATCATGAAATATATAAAAGTACCCAAGCGCATGCAATCTATAGCGGAGGGAGAAAGCCTGATGAATGATGCATCCAGCCTTATTGTTTTTCGTTTTGCGCTGATTGCTGTAGAAACCGGGCATTTTGTTTTTTATAAAGCAGCGGGTAGCTTCTTCCTGGTGATCCTGGGTGGTGTTGCTGTAGGACTGCTCGTTGCCTGTATTTTTTACTGGTTATTTAAGAAATTGCCAACGGATGCAAATATGGATCTTGTGTTTACCCTGGTAGCTCCATATATCATGTATGTTACTGCTGAGTCCATGCATGTGTCCGGGGTGCTGGCCGTGGTTTGCGGCGGTCTTTTTCTTGCAGCAAGGCAACAGGTAATGAGCAGCACTTCCCGGCTGCGCAGTTCTAATGTATGGTCGGCACTGGCCTTTGTGCTCAATGGCCTGGTATTTATGCTGATCGGGTTAGAGCTGCCGGTTATTGTAAATAATCTGGATGGTGTTTCTTTGGCGGATGCTGTGGGGTATGGATTACTGATCACGGGCGTATTGATTATTGGGCGTATATTATCTACTATTGGCGCCTCTGTATTTACTACTTTTGCAAGCCGGTTTATTACAGTTGCGGATGCACGCCCGGGATTTAAAGGTCCGTTACTGTTAGGATGGACAGGGATGCGCGGAGTGGTATCCTTAGCTGCTGCGCTTTCCATTCCTACTGTTATTAAAGAAACAGGGGCGCCGTTTCCTCAACGCAGCCTTATTTTGTTTATTACGTTCATTGTAATACTGGTAACGCTTTTATTACAGGGGCTGACATTACCCTGGCTGGTGAAATTATTAAAGCTTAAGGAACGGGATCACCCGGATGAGGAAAAAGAAAACAAAGAGATCTATCATCGTTTAGCCCGGGAAAGCAAGAAGTATTTGCAGGATCACTATGCTATTGAAATAAAGTCGCATCCAGCACTGAGCCAGCTGATCACCCGTTGGGAGAATACGGAGTGGTTCCTGGAAAATGAAATCCAGCATTCCGGCTATAAGAAGATCTACCTGGATTTGATCCGTCAGCAACGGGTGTGGCTGCATGAATGGAATGCGGATATTGCTGTTGAGGAAACGCTTATCCGCCAGCACCTGCTAAGGCTGGATCTGGAGGAGGAAAAATTACGACTGAGCTAA
- a CDS encoding PNGase F N-terminal domain-containing protein, translating to MHPIPCKLLLLLLLLAAIPCKAQLHLNDPTVYKIIYTSGFNGKTPEHQNKIWVFAGKEQTLVTTEKDFTRRGAYPFEVSLIDRGKNVQYLFAFLNDQEIISSTDTALRKQTFELSNETRNILGYTCKKAKTVVNSNTIELWYTDQLPVKGAPTILGQNLGLVLEMIRNGNSTIAAEKIEQQQLQLPSFLTAPAQQTDLLSYRDEIWKSRFTTIPLFHNQVVNFSDSSLTVPDVFRFAKGTVVVKKIKMPAIDSSSTVFLDLTEQSNGDAYDRTGSVFLIPVTKKESFLDGLKKGINALPVYTNGNGKRYQGVIATADYDPPVELLRFFTPFGVRQFNHITLKGKQWQEAVPYRQDISDYAALFNKREVYIGIFIGNYDKGGHRVSANITIHKGDAGKQQQHIIPLFNTLNIMEMAGQEYATLFNNENGITVSFTLKQPLKNARLRYITTGHGGWDGGDEFVPRLNTILLDNKTVFSLVPWREDCGTYRLYNPASGNFSNGLSSSDLSRSNWCPGTVTNPFFIELGDLEQGDHHIQVKIPQGAPEGSSFSYWNVSGALIGD from the coding sequence ATGCATCCAATACCCTGCAAACTTTTATTACTGTTGCTCTTACTGGCAGCTATACCGTGCAAGGCACAGCTCCACCTTAATGATCCTACCGTTTATAAGATCATCTATACTTCCGGTTTTAATGGCAAAACCCCGGAACATCAAAATAAAATATGGGTATTTGCCGGAAAAGAGCAAACGCTGGTCACCACAGAAAAGGATTTTACAAGAAGAGGCGCTTATCCTTTTGAAGTTTCTCTTATTGACCGGGGTAAGAATGTGCAATATTTATTTGCATTTTTAAATGATCAGGAGATCATTTCCTCAACCGACACGGCTTTGAGAAAGCAAACATTTGAATTGAGCAACGAAACCAGGAACATCCTGGGATACACCTGTAAAAAAGCAAAAACCGTTGTCAACTCTAACACCATTGAACTCTGGTATACAGATCAGCTTCCTGTAAAAGGAGCTCCTACCATCCTGGGGCAAAACCTGGGCCTTGTTTTAGAAATGATCCGCAACGGCAACAGCACCATCGCAGCAGAAAAAATTGAACAACAGCAATTGCAGCTACCGTCATTTTTAACAGCGCCGGCGCAGCAAACAGACCTGTTGAGCTATCGCGATGAAATATGGAAAAGCAGGTTTACAACTATCCCGCTGTTTCACAACCAGGTCGTCAATTTTTCGGACAGCAGCCTGACAGTGCCGGATGTATTCCGTTTTGCAAAGGGAACCGTAGTGGTAAAGAAAATTAAAATGCCCGCAATAGATAGCAGCAGCACTGTTTTCCTGGATCTGACGGAACAATCCAATGGCGATGCATATGACCGTACCGGCAGTGTGTTCCTGATACCGGTTACTAAAAAGGAGTCTTTCCTCGATGGATTAAAAAAGGGCATCAACGCCCTTCCTGTTTATACAAACGGCAATGGCAAGCGTTACCAGGGGGTCATTGCAACTGCAGACTATGATCCGCCGGTTGAGCTGCTGCGCTTCTTCACTCCTTTCGGCGTCAGGCAGTTTAACCATATTACCCTTAAAGGAAAACAATGGCAGGAAGCCGTTCCGTACCGGCAGGACATCAGCGATTATGCTGCATTGTTCAATAAGAGGGAAGTATACATTGGCATTTTCATTGGCAATTACGATAAAGGCGGGCACAGGGTTTCTGCCAATATAACGATCCATAAAGGAGATGCGGGAAAACAGCAGCAACATATTATTCCCTTATTCAATACCTTGAACATTATGGAAATGGCAGGACAGGAATATGCCACTCTATTCAACAACGAAAACGGAATTACCGTCAGCTTCACGTTGAAACAGCCATTAAAGAACGCAAGGCTGCGTTATATTACTACGGGGCATGGCGGCTGGGATGGCGGCGATGAATTTGTGCCCAGGCTCAATACGATTCTCCTGGATAACAAAACCGTTTTCAGCCTGGTTCCCTGGCGGGAAGATTGCGGTACTTACCGTTTGTACAATCCAGCTTCAGGCAATTTCAGCAATGGGCTCTCTTCTTCTGATCTCAGCCGTTCCAACTGGTGCCCCGGTACGGTAACCAATCCGTTCTTTATAGAACTGGGAGACCTTGAGCAGGGCGATCACCACATACAGGTAAAAATTCCGCAGGGAGCGCCGGAAGGTTCCAGCTTCAGCTACTGGAATGTTTCGGGCGCATTAATTGGCGATTAG
- a CDS encoding dihydrofolate reductase family protein translates to MSSIKVMNFTISLDGFGAGTDQSMKVPLGTGGEELHEWMFPTKRFRAMSGKDDGTEGIDNDFVEKAFENVGAWIMGRNMFGPVRGTWPDDNWKGWWGENPPYHVPVFVLTHYERKPVTMKGGTIFHFANDGIEATLEEAKKAANGKDIRIGGGVSTIRQFLQGGYIDELHLAVSPVFLGSGEHLFSGIDMVGLGYNKIQRTEGERATHFIIGKD, encoded by the coding sequence ATGAGCAGCATTAAAGTAATGAATTTCACCATTTCCTTGGACGGTTTTGGTGCAGGTACTGATCAAAGTATGAAAGTGCCGTTAGGTACGGGAGGAGAGGAATTGCATGAATGGATGTTCCCAACAAAAAGGTTTCGTGCAATGAGCGGTAAGGATGATGGTACAGAAGGAATTGACAACGACTTTGTAGAAAAGGCTTTTGAAAATGTTGGTGCATGGATCATGGGACGTAATATGTTCGGACCGGTCCGTGGAACCTGGCCGGATGATAATTGGAAGGGCTGGTGGGGAGAAAATCCACCCTATCATGTCCCTGTGTTTGTATTAACACATTATGAAAGAAAACCGGTAACAATGAAAGGAGGAACAATATTTCACTTTGCCAATGACGGAATTGAAGCAACATTGGAAGAAGCAAAAAAGGCTGCAAATGGAAAAGATATTCGCATTGGCGGAGGGGTATCAACGATCCGTCAGTTCCTGCAGGGAGGGTATATTGACGAACTGCATCTTGCTGTATCACCCGTCTTTCTTGGTTCCGGAGAACATTTATTTTCCGGAATCGATATGGTAGGCCTGGGATATAATAAAATACAAAGAACTGAAGGAGAGCGGGCAACTCACTTCATTATCGGAAAAGATTAA
- the hutG gene encoding formimidoylglutamase, with protein MALTASKAYQAASAENWVGRKDGKEAAYERWGQVVKILDLKEALPELKRSFVMIGYCCDEGVRRNQGRVGAAKGPDHLRVILKNLPVHHPAAIKIYDAGNIYCQEGDLEETQTLLAHAVSRIIAAGGFPLVLGGGHDLAYGHFTGIQNSIGNQKKIGIINFDAHFDLRAPDAGSGNSGTGFYQVAMELKAQGRPFYYLPVGIQRISNTKKLFEVAKEFNVSYIDTSLLNAGNLPHLLPQLQQFLDRVDVVYLTVDLDVFSAAQAPGVSATAFNGIEPGHCFFTLLRLICQSGKLRSLDIAELNPDYDIDSRTAKLAADILFNVLLEL; from the coding sequence ATGGCATTAACAGCATCAAAAGCATACCAGGCAGCATCCGCTGAAAACTGGGTTGGAAGAAAGGACGGGAAGGAAGCGGCGTATGAGCGCTGGGGACAGGTAGTGAAAATCTTAGATCTGAAAGAGGCGCTACCTGAATTAAAAAGATCGTTTGTAATGATTGGCTACTGTTGTGATGAAGGCGTGCGCCGTAACCAGGGCAGGGTGGGCGCGGCCAAGGGGCCTGATCATTTGAGGGTCATATTGAAAAATCTGCCGGTGCACCATCCTGCTGCTATAAAGATTTATGACGCAGGGAATATTTATTGCCAGGAAGGAGATCTTGAAGAAACACAAACGCTCCTTGCACATGCTGTCAGCCGTATTATTGCTGCGGGCGGCTTCCCGCTGGTGCTGGGTGGCGGGCATGATCTTGCCTATGGGCACTTTACAGGTATTCAAAACAGTATTGGTAACCAGAAAAAAATTGGCATCATTAATTTCGATGCGCATTTTGATCTGCGTGCTCCGGATGCAGGTAGTGGCAATTCCGGTACGGGCTTTTACCAGGTTGCCATGGAACTGAAGGCACAGGGCAGGCCTTTTTATTATTTGCCGGTTGGTATTCAGCGCATCAGCAATACTAAAAAGCTTTTTGAGGTTGCTAAAGAATTCAATGTAAGCTATATTGATACATCACTGCTAAATGCGGGCAACCTGCCGCACCTGTTGCCGCAGTTGCAGCAGTTTTTGGATAGGGTTGATGTTGTTTACCTGACGGTGGATCTGGATGTGTTTTCAGCCGCACAGGCGCCGGGTGTCAGTGCTACTGCTTTTAACGGAATAGAGCCGGGGCATTGCTTTTTTACGCTGTTGCGACTGATCTGTCAATCGGGAAAACTGCGCTCACTGGATATTGCTGAATTAAATCCTGATTATGATATTGACAGCAGAACCGCTAAACTGGCGGCAGATATCCTGTTTAATGTATTGCTGGAATTATAA
- a CDS encoding dipeptidase: MNLARIKKLAIGLFSSIPFLLSAQNVQKIHQKAILIDGHNDVIYSSIWNGKDISKPVPEGHTDFARWKKGGLDVQFFSVFTDPEPRSKLGLYADANDQIDSLDALIQRNPGTIVLARTYQDILKGIRQKKIVALIGVEGGHMIENDIHKLEALQKRGMRYLTLTWNNSTPWATSAMDETLHGDTLKHKGLTPFGREIVRKLNELGVLVDLAHVGEQTFYDAIAASTKPVIVSHSSVYNICPVFRNVKDEQIRAVAKNGGVICINFFSGFVSKKYAEKSEELMHYRKQFTDSVYAATHDSMETRKQWHTYYREQTELLRPTLSDVVDHIDYIVKLVGDDYVGIGSDFDGITSVPVGLEDVSCYPAITAELVKRGYSKKSIRKILGGNVLRVIKASF; this comes from the coding sequence ATGAATCTGGCAAGAATCAAAAAACTGGCAATCGGGTTATTCAGTAGCATACCTTTTTTGCTGTCTGCACAAAATGTCCAAAAGATCCATCAGAAAGCGATTCTTATAGACGGGCACAATGACGTGATCTATTCTTCCATCTGGAATGGCAAGGACATTTCAAAGCCGGTTCCTGAGGGACATACGGATTTTGCCCGTTGGAAAAAGGGCGGGCTGGATGTACAGTTCTTTTCAGTGTTTACAGATCCTGAGCCACGAAGCAAACTGGGTCTGTATGCAGATGCCAATGACCAGATCGACTCACTGGACGCATTGATCCAAAGAAATCCCGGAACTATTGTACTGGCAAGAACCTACCAGGATATCCTGAAAGGCATCCGCCAGAAAAAAATAGTAGCGCTGATTGGTGTGGAAGGCGGACATATGATCGAAAATGACATCCATAAACTGGAAGCCCTTCAAAAAAGAGGAATGCGTTATCTTACGCTTACCTGGAACAACAGTACCCCCTGGGCCACGAGCGCTATGGATGAAACCCTGCATGGCGACACCTTAAAGCATAAAGGCCTCACCCCCTTTGGCAGGGAAATAGTCCGGAAATTAAATGAGCTGGGCGTTCTGGTAGACCTTGCCCATGTTGGCGAACAGACCTTTTATGATGCCATTGCGGCAAGCACCAAGCCGGTCATTGTTTCGCACAGTTCTGTTTACAATATTTGTCCCGTATTCCGGAATGTAAAAGACGAACAAATAAGAGCGGTAGCCAAAAACGGCGGCGTTATCTGCATTAATTTTTTCTCGGGCTTTGTCAGCAAAAAATATGCTGAAAAGTCTGAAGAACTGATGCATTACAGGAAGCAGTTCACAGACTCTGTATATGCTGCCACCCACGACTCAATGGAAACCCGGAAACAATGGCATACCTATTACAGGGAACAGACTGAACTATTACGACCAACACTATCAGATGTAGTAGATCATATTGACTATATTGTAAAACTGGTGGGCGACGATTATGTGGGCATCGGCTCTGATTTTGATGGTATTACTTCTGTGCCTGTAGGGTTGGAAGATGTAAGCTGCTACCCTGCTATAACAGCTGAGCTTGTTAAACGTGGCTACTCAAAAAAATCGATCCGGAAAATTTTGGGCGGAAACGTGTTAAGGGTCATCAAAGCGAGCTTCTGA